A window from Camelus dromedarius isolate mCamDro1 chromosome 9, mCamDro1.pat, whole genome shotgun sequence encodes these proteins:
- the RFWD3 gene encoding E3 ubiquitin-protein ligase RFWD3 isoform X2: MRAPLFQPAATKGRRREGIGCRLGLLPNRSRPIPRLRRVARAPRIVAVGLCLALVFLRKRPLLWRLCEFYRVLSASVMAHEAMECDLQVQSDHAAEQPAPAEVVSGQGGPPLLQPPPDEVVSSQEGPPLLQPPPDEVVSSQGGPPLLQPPPDEVVSSQGGPPLLQPAPQVSIDLTGEVELSGEENVQIIGPGASEEQRQGSDANHTVRVSSLDSMNSFISGLQRLHGMLEFLRPPSDRNVGPVRVRRRRNSASRRARAGGSQRTNSARLRAPLDAYFQVSRTQPHSPTTSYDSETRNPVSVDLQGSGSSDSDSDSSTEYEEGVVQTEEPRAVVLEEQLGDTSAEQEVTCDSGGETLPKQSPKKFNSLLPSSTEEEEGDTCTICLEQWTNAGDHRLSALRCGHLFGYKCISKWLKGQARKCPQCNKKAKHSDIVVLYARTLRALDTSEQELMKSSLQKEQMLRKQAELESAQCRLRLQVLTDECTKLHSRVQDLQKLIVQHRDQISQQPRGSQARSLSCLPSSQSQHKYHFQKTFTVSQTGNCRIMTFCDALSCLVVSQPSPQASFLPGFGVKMLSTANMKSSQYIPMHGKQIRGLAFSRQSKGLLLSASLDNTVKLTSLETNTVVQTYNAGRPVWSCCWCLDENNYIYAGLVNGSIMVYDLRNTSCHIQELVPQKARCPLVSLSYIPRAASATFPYGGVLAGTLENASFWELKMGFTHWPHVLPMEPGGCIDFQTESSTRHCLVTYRPDKNHTTLRSVLMEMSYKLDDAGEPVCSCHPVQTFLGGPTCKLLTKSAIFQNPENDGSILVCTGDEASNSALLWDAGSGSLLQDLQADQPVLDICSFGVNHNSYLATLTEKMVHIYRWE, encoded by the exons TAATGGCTCATGAAGCAATGGAATGTGATCTTCAGGTGCAGTCAGATCATGCTGCAGAGCAGCCTGCTCCTGCTGAAGTGGTCAGCGGCCAAGGGGGAccacccctgctccagccccctccTGATGAAGTAGTCAGCAGCCAAGAGGGAccacccctgctccagccccctccTGATGAAGTAGTCAGCAGCCAAGGGGGAccacccctgctccagccccctccTGATGAGGTAGTCAGCAGCCAAGGGGGACCACCCCTGCTCCAGCCTGCTCCACAGGTGTCCATTGACCTGACAGGGGAAGTGGAACTCTCAGGAGAAGAGAATGTGCAGATTATCGGTCCAGGAGCTTCAGAGGAGCAGAGGCAAGGATCTGATGCTAACCACACCGTGCGAGTATCTTCATTGGATTCAATGAACAGCTTTATCAGTGGGCTGCAGAGACTTCATGGCATGCTAGAATTCCTGAGACCACCTTCAGACCGCAATGTGGGGCCAGtgagagtgaggaggaggaggaattcaGCTTCACGCAGGGCAAGAGCTGGAGGGTCTCAGAGGACAAACAGTGccag GTTGAGGGCACCGTTGGATGCATACTTTCAAGTGAGCAGGACGCAGCCTCATTCTCCAACCACTTCTTATGATTCGGAGACTAGGAATCCAGTCTCTGTAGACTTGCAGGGATCAGGTAGTTCTGATTCTGACAGTGACAGCTCCACAGAGTATGAAGAGGGGGTTGTCCAGACAGAGGAACCTAGAGCTGTTGTTTTAGAAG AGCAATTAGGAGATACCTCAGCAGAGCAAGAAGTTACATGTGACAGTGGAGGAGAGACTCTCCCCAAACAG TCTCCCAAGAAGTTTAACTCTCTTCTACCTTCTTCTacggaggaggaagaaggggacaCTTGCACAATATGTTTGGAACAGTGGACCAATGCTGGAGATCACCGGCTCTCAGCATTGCGCTGTGGGCACCTCTTTGGGTATAAGTGCATTTCTAAATGGCTCAAAGGACAGGCACGAAAATGTCCCCAG TGCAACAAGAAAGCCAAGCACAGTGACATCGTTGTCCTTTATGCCCGAACCCTGAGAGCTTTGGATACTAGTGAACAGGAGCTCATGAAAAG TTCCTTACAGAAGGAGCAGATGCTAAGGAAGCAAGCTGAGTTAGAATCAGCACAGTGTCGGCTCCGACTTCAAGTACTCACTGATGAATGCACTAAGCTTCATAGTCGTGTCCAA gactTGCAAAAACTTATTGTGCAGCATCGGGATCAGATTTCACAGCAACCCAGGGGTTCCCAAGCACGTTCTCTAAGCTGCCTGCCCTCCAGCCAGAGCCAGCACAAGTACCATTTCCAGAAGACCTTCACAGTGTCTCAAACAGGAAACTGCCGAATCATGACATTCTGTGATGCCCTGAGCTGCCTGGTGGTATCACAGCCTTCTCCTCAGGCCTCCTTCCTTCCAG GCTTTGGTGTTAAGATGTTGAGTACCGCCAACATGAAAAGCAGTCAGTACATTCCCATGCATGGCAAACAGATACGTGGACTGGCTTTCAGCCGTCAATCCAAAGGCTtacttctctctgcttccctagACAACACTGTTAAATTGACCAG CCTGGAGACAAATACTGTGGTCCAGACTTACAATGCTGGGCGTCCTGTCTGGAGCTGCTGCTGGTGTCTTGACGAAAACAATTACATCTATGCTGGACTGGTCAACGGTTCAATAATGGTGTACGACCTTCGAAACACTAGCTGTCATATCCAGGAGTTAGTACCTCAGAAAGCTAG atGCCCACTGGTGTCCCTGTCATACATACCCAGAGCTGCCTCAGCAACGTTTCCATATGGTGGAGTGTTGGCTGGAACCTTGGAGAACGCTTCCTTCTGGGAGCTGAAAATGGGCTTTACTCATTGGCCTCATGTGCTGCCCATGGAGCCTGGAGGCTGCATAGACTTTCAGACAGAGAGCAGCACCCGGCACTGTCTTGTGACCTACAGGCCTG ATAAAAATCACACCACCTTACGAAGTGTGCTGATGGAAATGTCCTATAAGCTGGATGACGCTGGAGAGCCAGTCTGCTCCTGCCATCCTGTACAAACATTTCTTGGGGGACCTACTTGCAAGCTACTGACTAAAAGTGCCATTTTCCAGAACCCAGAGAATGATGGCAGCATCTTGGTGTGTACTGGGGATGAAGCATCAAATTCTGCCCTG CTGTGGGATGCTGGCAGTGGCTCATTGCTTCAGGATCTGCAGGCAGATCAGCCTGTCTTGGACATCTGCTCATTTGGGGTGAACCATAACAGCTACCTGGCTACTTTAACAGAGAAGATGGTCCACATCTATAGGTGGGAGTGA
- the RFWD3 gene encoding E3 ubiquitin-protein ligase RFWD3 isoform X1 produces the protein MRAPLFQPAATKGRRREGIGCRLGLLPNRSRPIPRLRRVARAPRIVAVGLCLALVFLRKRPLLWRLCEFYRVLSASVMAHEAMECDLQVQSDHAAEQPAPAEVVSGQGGPPLLQPPPDEVVSSQEGPPLLQPPPDEVVSSQGGPPLLQPPPDEVVSSQGGPPLLQPAPQVSIDLTGEVELSGEENVQIIGPGASEEQRQGSDANHTVRVSSLDSMNSFISGLQRLHGMLEFLRPPSDRNVGPVRVRRRRNSASRRARAGGSQRTNSARLRAPLDAYFQVSRTQPHSPTTSYDSETRNPVSVDLQGSGSSDSDSDSSTEYEEGVVQTEEPRAVVLEEQLGDTSAEQEVTCDSGGETLPKQQSPKKFNSLLPSSTEEEEGDTCTICLEQWTNAGDHRLSALRCGHLFGYKCISKWLKGQARKCPQCNKKAKHSDIVVLYARTLRALDTSEQELMKSSLQKEQMLRKQAELESAQCRLRLQVLTDECTKLHSRVQDLQKLIVQHRDQISQQPRGSQARSLSCLPSSQSQHKYHFQKTFTVSQTGNCRIMTFCDALSCLVVSQPSPQASFLPGFGVKMLSTANMKSSQYIPMHGKQIRGLAFSRQSKGLLLSASLDNTVKLTSLETNTVVQTYNAGRPVWSCCWCLDENNYIYAGLVNGSIMVYDLRNTSCHIQELVPQKARCPLVSLSYIPRAASATFPYGGVLAGTLENASFWELKMGFTHWPHVLPMEPGGCIDFQTESSTRHCLVTYRPDKNHTTLRSVLMEMSYKLDDAGEPVCSCHPVQTFLGGPTCKLLTKSAIFQNPENDGSILVCTGDEASNSALLWDAGSGSLLQDLQADQPVLDICSFGVNHNSYLATLTEKMVHIYRWE, from the exons TAATGGCTCATGAAGCAATGGAATGTGATCTTCAGGTGCAGTCAGATCATGCTGCAGAGCAGCCTGCTCCTGCTGAAGTGGTCAGCGGCCAAGGGGGAccacccctgctccagccccctccTGATGAAGTAGTCAGCAGCCAAGAGGGAccacccctgctccagccccctccTGATGAAGTAGTCAGCAGCCAAGGGGGAccacccctgctccagccccctccTGATGAGGTAGTCAGCAGCCAAGGGGGACCACCCCTGCTCCAGCCTGCTCCACAGGTGTCCATTGACCTGACAGGGGAAGTGGAACTCTCAGGAGAAGAGAATGTGCAGATTATCGGTCCAGGAGCTTCAGAGGAGCAGAGGCAAGGATCTGATGCTAACCACACCGTGCGAGTATCTTCATTGGATTCAATGAACAGCTTTATCAGTGGGCTGCAGAGACTTCATGGCATGCTAGAATTCCTGAGACCACCTTCAGACCGCAATGTGGGGCCAGtgagagtgaggaggaggaggaattcaGCTTCACGCAGGGCAAGAGCTGGAGGGTCTCAGAGGACAAACAGTGccag GTTGAGGGCACCGTTGGATGCATACTTTCAAGTGAGCAGGACGCAGCCTCATTCTCCAACCACTTCTTATGATTCGGAGACTAGGAATCCAGTCTCTGTAGACTTGCAGGGATCAGGTAGTTCTGATTCTGACAGTGACAGCTCCACAGAGTATGAAGAGGGGGTTGTCCAGACAGAGGAACCTAGAGCTGTTGTTTTAGAAG AGCAATTAGGAGATACCTCAGCAGAGCAAGAAGTTACATGTGACAGTGGAGGAGAGACTCTCCCCAAACAG CAGTCTCCCAAGAAGTTTAACTCTCTTCTACCTTCTTCTacggaggaggaagaaggggacaCTTGCACAATATGTTTGGAACAGTGGACCAATGCTGGAGATCACCGGCTCTCAGCATTGCGCTGTGGGCACCTCTTTGGGTATAAGTGCATTTCTAAATGGCTCAAAGGACAGGCACGAAAATGTCCCCAG TGCAACAAGAAAGCCAAGCACAGTGACATCGTTGTCCTTTATGCCCGAACCCTGAGAGCTTTGGATACTAGTGAACAGGAGCTCATGAAAAG TTCCTTACAGAAGGAGCAGATGCTAAGGAAGCAAGCTGAGTTAGAATCAGCACAGTGTCGGCTCCGACTTCAAGTACTCACTGATGAATGCACTAAGCTTCATAGTCGTGTCCAA gactTGCAAAAACTTATTGTGCAGCATCGGGATCAGATTTCACAGCAACCCAGGGGTTCCCAAGCACGTTCTCTAAGCTGCCTGCCCTCCAGCCAGAGCCAGCACAAGTACCATTTCCAGAAGACCTTCACAGTGTCTCAAACAGGAAACTGCCGAATCATGACATTCTGTGATGCCCTGAGCTGCCTGGTGGTATCACAGCCTTCTCCTCAGGCCTCCTTCCTTCCAG GCTTTGGTGTTAAGATGTTGAGTACCGCCAACATGAAAAGCAGTCAGTACATTCCCATGCATGGCAAACAGATACGTGGACTGGCTTTCAGCCGTCAATCCAAAGGCTtacttctctctgcttccctagACAACACTGTTAAATTGACCAG CCTGGAGACAAATACTGTGGTCCAGACTTACAATGCTGGGCGTCCTGTCTGGAGCTGCTGCTGGTGTCTTGACGAAAACAATTACATCTATGCTGGACTGGTCAACGGTTCAATAATGGTGTACGACCTTCGAAACACTAGCTGTCATATCCAGGAGTTAGTACCTCAGAAAGCTAG atGCCCACTGGTGTCCCTGTCATACATACCCAGAGCTGCCTCAGCAACGTTTCCATATGGTGGAGTGTTGGCTGGAACCTTGGAGAACGCTTCCTTCTGGGAGCTGAAAATGGGCTTTACTCATTGGCCTCATGTGCTGCCCATGGAGCCTGGAGGCTGCATAGACTTTCAGACAGAGAGCAGCACCCGGCACTGTCTTGTGACCTACAGGCCTG ATAAAAATCACACCACCTTACGAAGTGTGCTGATGGAAATGTCCTATAAGCTGGATGACGCTGGAGAGCCAGTCTGCTCCTGCCATCCTGTACAAACATTTCTTGGGGGACCTACTTGCAAGCTACTGACTAAAAGTGCCATTTTCCAGAACCCAGAGAATGATGGCAGCATCTTGGTGTGTACTGGGGATGAAGCATCAAATTCTGCCCTG CTGTGGGATGCTGGCAGTGGCTCATTGCTTCAGGATCTGCAGGCAGATCAGCCTGTCTTGGACATCTGCTCATTTGGGGTGAACCATAACAGCTACCTGGCTACTTTAACAGAGAAGATGGTCCACATCTATAGGTGGGAGTGA